AAGGCCTTCTCGACCACGGAGGCGTCGTCGGAGGCGATCAGCATCTCGGAGCCTTCCTTCATGATGTCGGTGAGCAGGAGGAACACGGAGTGACGGCCTTCCTGCCCCTTGACCTTCTCGATCTCGGCCTGGAGGGCAGCCTTGTGGGCGTCCAGCATGGACAGGTCCACGACTTCCAGCTGGCCGATGCCGACCTTGTTGCCGGACATGTCGAAGTCCTTGTAGTCGCGGAAGACCAGCTCGGAAGGAGTGGCGCCGTCAACAGCGGACTTGACCTTGAACATCTCCATGCCCAGAGCCATGACATCGGCGACGCCCGCGATCTTGGCAAGAGCCTCGACGGCCTTCTTGTCCTGATCGGTGGTGGTCACGGACTTGAACATGACGGTGTCGGAAAGGATGGCGCACAGGAGGATGCCGGCGATGTTGGCCGGAATTTCGATGCCGTAGAAGTCGTACATGGACTTCAGGACGGTAGCGGAACAGCCCACGGGCCAGACCCACATTTCAAGGGGGTTGGAGGTGGTGATGTCGCCCAGCTTGTGGTGGTCGACGACGGCCACGAGCTCGCCCTTGGACAGGTTGTCGATGGTCTGGGAGATGTCGGTGTGGTCAACCAGAATGATCTTCTGGCCGGTGGCGTCGGTGACGATCTCGGGAGCCTTCAGGCCGAACTTGTCCAAGACGAACTTGGTCTCCGGGGCGATCTCGCCCTGGGTCACGGGCTTGGCTTCCATGCCGCGCTTGGAATACAGGTCAGCGGCGGCAATGGCGGAAGCGACGGTATCGGTGTCGGGGTTTTTGTGTCCACAAACGAGAATAGCCATAATGTTGATCCTCCTATGAGTGGTTCAATGCGTGCCAAAAACTTAGGTTGTTCCAGATATCACAAAGTCACAAGGCTGCCAAGTCACAGAAAGGAGAAGATCGCGGGAGGAGGCGGATGTCCTGACGCCTTGAAAAGCGGCGCGTTTTCTCGTCCCAGACCCAATGCTCGCTGATGACCGAATCAGATTGTTCCGGGTATCACAAGCGCTTTCGTCTGCCAAGTCATAGCGCCTTGATAATCAAGGCCAGGCCGACCAGGGCCGCCCCGCTGAAAAAGACCGCGTAGGCGCGCCGAACGCGCAACGCGAGCAGGCCGCCGAGGCTTGCCGCGAGCCAGAGATGCGGCCAATCCACGTTCATCTGGTCGAGGAGCGGACCAAGTACGCCGAGCAGCATCCGAAGGAGCAGGTCCAAAATGACCAGCGAGACGAAAAAGAAGAGCCAGGACGTCGCAAAACTGCGCAGCATGGACAAATAGATGATGCGTTCCGGGAAAGGCCCGGATCCCAGTCGTTCCGCCCATTGCTGGGCCATTGCGTGGCACTTGCCCTGCCCGATTCGCAGTTTTGCCTCGAGTCGCGTGCCGAGCCAGGCCATGGGGATGCCGGCGGTCATGGCCAGAGCGATCTGGCCCGTGTCCGTCAGGCCGTACAGCGAGGTAAGCGCCAGCGCCGTAAACATTGCCGCTCCCAAATGGGGAGGGATGTAGGTTCCCGCTGGGATGATGTCCAGCCAGGCAAGCTCGAAAAAAATGGCGATTTTCAGGCAGATATCGTAGTCGCCCGTTGCCAGGGCCCAGAGCAGGCCGATGAAGAGCGGCCGCTCAAGCAGGCCGATGCTCAGCGAAAAGCGGAACAGCGAGAAGAGCGCAAAAAAAAACCAATCAGCGCAAACCACGCGAGAGCGGAAGTGGCCATCATCCGAACCTCACTTGCACCGGGTCGTTGGGGACGCAGCGAAAGTCCAGTCGGACCTTGCTGTCGAGAAAGAAGCGCAGGCACGCCTCTTCCTGCTCATTGACGGCGACGCTCGGGGACAGCTGTCTTTTTCCTGGAGCGTAATGAATGTTTCCGATGTTGATCGCGGAAAAGGAAAACCCGATCTCATAGGCCTTCCGGGCATCTTCGCAATTGGAAAAGAGCACCAGAGTCGAGCTTTGGCTGGACGTCCACATGGATGTTTTCTGGAGATGCAGGAGATCGCGCACGGGGACGAAGGAGGCGTTCATGGTCTGCGGGATGGCCAGGGACATGATCTGCTGGGTCAACATGTCTTCGGCGACCTTATCGTTGGCGACGATGATGGTCGTGGCCCCTGTGTAGGGCAACCACGTCTCCACGACCTGTCCGTGGACGAGGCGATTGTCCACCCGCACCCAGTTCATGAGCCGCTTCCCTGCCGACCGGCGCCGGAGCGGCGCGCAAGCATTTCCCCGGCGACCACGATTCCCTGTCGTCCCGCGGATTTGACCTGGGCCGCCATTTCCGCGAGCGGCAATTCCCGCGATTGAATGGCCTTGACCACCATGGGCATGTTGACGCCGGAAATGACTTCCAGCTCAAAGGATTTCAGCAGCGACAGGCTCAGAGTCGTGGGCGTTCCGCCGAAAAGATCGGTCAGGATAAGAACCCCGTTTCCCTTGCTGCATTTTTCGACCGCATCGCGAATGGATACGACCAGTTCGTCCACTGCCGATTCCTGAGGCACGCCCACAGCGCGGACGTTTTCCTGCGGCCCCACGACCAGTTCGGCCGCTTCGAGAAGGCTTGCGCCGAACGATCCATGCGTCACGACCACAACGCCGACAAGCTGTCCCTGCTTCGATTTCGACATGGCTATCCGAGTTCGTAGTGGCGATGCTCAAGAGTCACGGCGTAGCCCGCTTTTCTAAGCACCCGGTTGAGCATCTCCCCGGTGGCGACCGAACGGTGCCTCCCGCCCGTGCAGCCCAGGGCCACAGTGACCCTGTACCGCCCCTCCTGCGCAAAAAGCGGCAGGAGATAACAAAGAAAATTGACGAAACGCTCCTTGAAGGAACGTCCTATTTCACTTTCCAGCACATATTCGGATATTTCGGGATCCTTTCCGGAAAGAGGCCGCAGTTTCTCATCGAAATATGGATTTGGCAAGAAACGGAGATCAAAAACAAGATCCGCATCGATGGGCACGCCGTATTTGAATCCGAACGTCAAGAGGTGGACGCGCATGCTGGAACCGGGGTCTTCGAGTGCCGTCCATTTTTCCTGGATGATCCGCCGCAAATCGTGGATGGAGTAGCCCGTGGTGTCGATGACGAGATCGGCGGATGTCCGGATCGGCCCCAGGAGTTGGCGCTCCTTTTCCAGGGCCTGTTCCAGGCCGAGGGAATTGCTTTCCAACGGATGCAGCCGACGCGTGGTGGCGTAGCGGGTGAGCAGCTTGTCCTGGCGCGTCTCCAAAAACACGACCTGCACCTTGACGCCCATGGCGGCCAGTTCGGTGGAGGCGCGTTCCCATTCTTCCACGAAATCCACCTGTCGGAGGTCCATGCCCAGGGCAAGACCGCGATGGTCCTTATCCATGCCGCGAAAAAGTTCGACCATCTTCGGAAGCATGCCTGCGGGAAGCCCGTCCACGCAGAAGAAACCGAGATCTTCGAAGACGTTGAGAGCCGTGCTCTTGCCCGCACCAGAAAGCCCGGTAACGACAATCACGGGAAAAGAAACGTCTTTCTTCAAGCGGATGCCCTTCTAGGTGCCCTGCAGGAGTTGTTGAAGCCCTTCCACGCCGTCCGCTTCCAAGAAGTTCCTGCGGAATTCAGGATCTTTGAGCAGTCGCGAAATGTGCGCGAGAATGCGCAAATGAAGCCCCGCCACC
This portion of the Paucidesulfovibrio longus DSM 6739 genome encodes:
- a CDS encoding manganese-dependent inorganic pyrophosphatase — translated: MAILVCGHKNPDTDTVASAIAAADLYSKRGMEAKPVTQGEIAPETKFVLDKFGLKAPEIVTDATGQKIILVDHTDISQTIDNLSKGELVAVVDHHKLGDITTSNPLEMWVWPVGCSATVLKSMYDFYGIEIPANIAGILLCAILSDTVMFKSVTTTDQDKKAVEALAKIAGVADVMALGMEMFKVKSAVDGATPSELVFRDYKDFDMSGNKVGIGQLEVVDLSMLDAHKAALQAEIEKVKGQEGRHSVFLLLTDIMKEGSEMLIASDDASVVEKAFGVKPNGKSVWLDGVMSRKKQVAPNFIKAFEG
- a CDS encoding PTS sugar transporter subunit IIC, translating into MVCADWFFFALFSLFRFSLSIGLLERPLFIGLLWALATGDYDICLKIAIFFELAWLDIIPAGTYIPPHLGAAMFTALALTSLYGLTDTGQIALAMTAGIPMAWLGTRLEAKLRIGQGKCHAMAQQWAERLGSGPFPERIIYLSMLRSFATSWLFFFVSLVILDLLLRMLLGVLGPLLDQMNVDWPHLWLAASLGGLLALRVRRAYAVFFSGAALVGLALIIKAL
- a CDS encoding PTS sugar transporter subunit IIB, whose product is MNWVRVDNRLVHGQVVETWLPYTGATTIIVANDKVAEDMLTQQIMSLAIPQTMNASFVPVRDLLHLQKTSMWTSSQSSTLVLFSNCEDARKAYEIGFSFSAINIGNIHYAPGKRQLSPSVAVNEQEEACLRFFLDSKVRLDFRCVPNDPVQVRFG
- a CDS encoding PTS sugar transporter subunit IIA — protein: MSKSKQGQLVGVVVVTHGSFGASLLEAAELVVGPQENVRAVGVPQESAVDELVVSIRDAVEKCSKGNGVLILTDLFGGTPTTLSLSLLKSFELEVISGVNMPMVVKAIQSRELPLAEMAAQVKSAGRQGIVVAGEMLARRSGAGRQGSGS
- the rapZ gene encoding RNase adapter RapZ → MKKDVSFPVIVVTGLSGAGKSTALNVFEDLGFFCVDGLPAGMLPKMVELFRGMDKDHRGLALGMDLRQVDFVEEWERASTELAAMGVKVQVVFLETRQDKLLTRYATTRRLHPLESNSLGLEQALEKERQLLGPIRTSADLVIDTTGYSIHDLRRIIQEKWTALEDPGSSMRVHLLTFGFKYGVPIDADLVFDLRFLPNPYFDEKLRPLSGKDPEISEYVLESEIGRSFKERFVNFLCYLLPLFAQEGRYRVTVALGCTGGRHRSVATGEMLNRVLRKAGYAVTLEHRHYELG